One Lepus europaeus isolate LE1 chromosome 7, mLepTim1.pri, whole genome shotgun sequence DNA segment encodes these proteins:
- the SF1 gene encoding splicing factor 1 isoform X9, with amino-acid sequence MATGANATPLDFPSKKRKRSRWNQDTMEQKTVIPGMPTVIPPGLTREQERAYIVQLQIEDLTRKLRTGDLGIPPNPEDRSPSPEPIYNSEGKRLNTREFRTRKKLEEERHNLITEMVALNPDFKPPADYKPPATRVSDKVMIPQDEYPEINFVGLLIGPRGNTLKNIEKECNAKIMIRGKGSVKEGKVGRKDGQMLPGEDEPLHALVTANTMENVKKAVEQIRNILKQGIETPEDQNDLRKMQLRELARLNGTLREDDNRILRPWQSSETRSITNTTVCTKCGGAGHIASDCKFQRPGDPQSAQDKARMDKEYLSLMAELGEAPVPVSVGSTSGPATTPLASAPRPAAPANNPPPPSLMSTTQSRPPWMNSGPSESRPYHGMHGGGPGGPGGGPHSFPHPLPSLTGGHGGHPMQHNPNGPPPPWMQPPPPPMNQGPHPPGHHGPPPMVPGKYACGLWGLSPASRKRYDAAATYGHDAAAAAAAQWAAPAPALWSSSPMAAAAAAAPAAPAAQQQYGFQYPFAMAAKIPPRGGDGPSHESEDFPRPLVTLPGRQPQQRPWWTGWFGKAA; translated from the exons ATGGCGACCGGAGCGAACGCCACGCCGCTGG ACTTCCCGAGTAAGAAGCGGAAGAGGAGCCGATGGAACCAAGACACGATGGAGCAGAAGACGGTGATTCCAGGAATGCCCACGGTCATCCCCCCTGGACTGACCCGGGAGCAAGAGAGAGCTTACATAG tgcaactgcagatagaagacctgaCTCGTAAACTgcgcacaggagacctgggcaTCCCCCCTAACCCTGAGGACAG GTCCCCTTCCCCTGAGCCCATCTACAACAGCGAGGGGAAGCGGCTCAACACCCGGGAGTTCCGCACCCGCAAGAAGCTCGAGGAGGAGCGGCACAACCTCATCACGGAGATGGTCGCCCTCAACCCCGACTTCAAGCCCCCCGCGGATTACAA ACCTCCAGCAACACGGGTGAGCGACAAAGTCATGATTCCCCAGGACGAGTATCCAGAGATCAACTTCGTGGGGCTGCTGATCGGGCCCAG AGGGAACACCCTGAAAAACATCGAGAAGGAGTGCAATGCCAAGATCATGATCCGGGGCAAAGGGTCTGTGAAGGAAGGGAAGGTCGGGCGCAAGGACGGCCAGATGCTGCCCGGGGAGGATGAGCCGCTGCATGCCCTGGTCACGGCCAACACCATGGAGAATGTCAAAAAGGCCGTGGAGCAG ATCAGGAACATCCTGAAGCAGGGCATCGAGACTCCAGAGGACCAGAACGACCTGCGGAAGATGCAGCTGCGGGAGCTGGCGCGCCTGAACGGGACCCTCCGGGAAGACGACAACAG gatctTGAGACCCTGGCAGAGCTCAGAAACGCGCAGCATCACCAACACCACCGTGTGCACCAAGTGCGGCGGGGCCGGCCACATCGCTTCCGACTGCAAATTCCAGAG GCCTGGTGACCCTCAGTCCGCTCAGGATAAAGCACGGATGGACAAAGAGTACCTGTCCCTCATGGCTGAACTGGGTGAAGCACCTGTCCCAGTGTCTGTGGGCTCCACCTCGGGGCCTGCCACCACCCCGCTGGCCAGCGCGCCTCGGCCTGCTGCTCCTGCCAACAACCCCCCTCCGCCG TCTCTCATGTCCACTACCCAGAGCCGCCCACCCTGGATGAATTCTGGCCCTTCAGAGAGTCGACCCTACCATGGCATGCACGGAGGTGGCCCTGGCGGGCCTGGAGGTGGCCCCCACAGCTTCCCACACCCATTGCCCAGCCTGACAGGTGGCCATGGCGGACATCCCATGCAGCACAACCCTAATGGACCCCCACCCCCTTGGATGCAGCCACCACCGCCACCGATGAACCAGGGCCCCCACCCACCTGGGCACCATGGCCCTCCTCCAATGG TACCTGGGAAGTACGCCTGTGGGCTCTGGGGTCTATCGCCTGCATCAAGGAAAAG GTATGATGCCGCCGCCACCTATGGGCAtgatgccgccgccgccgccgccgcccagtgggcagcccccgcccccgccctctgGTCCTCTTCCCccatggcagcagcagcagcagcagcccccgccgcccccgccgcccagCAGCAGTATGGCTTCCAGTACCCCTTTGCCATGGCAGCAAA GATCCCTCCCCGCGGCGGCGATGGCCCGAGCCATGAGAGTGAGGACTTTCCGCGCCCATTGGTGACCCTTCCAGGCAGACAGCCTCAGCAGCGCCCCTGGTGGACAGGATGGTTCGGCAAAGCAGCCTGA